The Odocoileus virginianus isolate 20LAN1187 ecotype Illinois chromosome 12, Ovbor_1.2, whole genome shotgun sequence genome has a segment encoding these proteins:
- the FICD gene encoding protein adenylyltransferase FICD, which translates to MTLTPMASVMAVTEPKWVSVWGRFLWAMLLSMVLGSLLALLLPLGTVEEHCLTVLKGFYLLRSKLERAQPAITKCTRPSTELSLTSRGAALLGVKTKASPAGKLEAKAALNQALEMKRQGKRQKAHKLFLHALKMDPGFVDALNEFGIFSEEDKDIIQADYLYTRALTIAPHHEKALVNRDRTLPLVEEIDQRFFSIIDSKVKKVMSIPKGNSALRRVMEETYYHHIYHTVAIEGNTLTLSEIRHILETRYAVPGKSLEEQNEVIGMHAAMTYVNTTLLSRVGSVSIGDVLEIHRRVLGYVDPVEAGRFRTTQVLVGHHIPPPPQEVEKQMQEFVQWFNSEDAMNLHPVEFAALAHYKLVYIHPFIDGNGRTSRLLMNLILMQAGYPPITIRKEQRSEYYHVLEVANEGDVRPFIRFVAKCTETTLDTLLFATTEYPVALPEARPNHSGFKETLPVKP; encoded by the exons ATGACACTCACGCCGATGGCTTCGGTGATGGCGGTGACTGAACCAAAGTGGGTCTCAGTCTGGGGCCGCTTCCTGTGGGCGATGCTGCTGAGCATGGTGCTGGGCTCCCTGCTGGCCCTGCTGCTGCCGCTGGGGACGGTGGAAGAACACTGTCTGACTGTGCTCAAGGGCTTCTACCTGCTTAGGAGCAAGCTGGAGCGGGCGCAGCCCGCCATCACCAAGTGCACCAGGCCATCCACAGAGCTCAGTCTCACCTCCAGGGGTGCGGCGCTGCTGGGGGTCAAGACCAAGGCCTCTCCAG CCGGCAAGTTGGAGGCCAAAGCAGCTCTGAACCAGGCCCTGGAAATGAAACGGCAGGGCAAGCGGCAGAAGGCCCACAAGCTCTTCCTGCACGCCCTCAAGATGGACCCGGGCTTCGTGGACGCCCTCAACGAGTTCGGCATCTTCTCGGAGGAGGACAAGGACATCATCCAGGCGGACTACCTATACACCCGCGCGCTGACCATCGCACCCCACCACGAGAAGGCGCTGGTCAACCGCGACCGCACGCTGCCGCTGGTGGAGGAGATCGACCAGCGCTTCTTCAGCATCATTGACAGCAAAGTGAAGAAGGTCATGTCCATCCCCAAGGGCAACTCTGCGCTGCGCCGGGTGATGGAGGAGACGTACTACCACCACATCTACCACACAGTGGCCATCGAGGGCAATACCCTCACCCTCTCGGAGATCAGGCACATCCTGGAGACGCGCTACGCGGTGCCGGGGAAGAGCCTGGAGGAGCAGAACGAGGTCATCGGCATGCACGCAGCCATGACGTACGTCAACACGACGCTGCTGTCCCGCGTGGGCTCCGTCAGCATCGGCGACGTGCTGGAGATCCACCGGCGGGTGCTGGGCTACGTGGACCCCGTGGAGGCCGGCCGCTTCCGCACCACGCAGGTCCTGGTGGGCCACCACATCCCGCCCCCACCACAGGAGGTAGAGAAGCAGATGCAGGAGTTCGTCCAGTGGTTCAACTCGGAGGACGCCATGAACCTGCACCCCGTGGAGTTTGCGGCCCTGGCCCACTACAAGCTCGTCTACATCCACCCCTTCATCGACGGCAACGGCAGGACCTCGCGCCTGCTCATGAACCTCATCCTCATGCAGGCAGGCTACCCGCCCATCACCATCCGCAAGGAGCAGCGGTCCGAGTACTACCACGTGCTGGAGGTCGCCAACGAGGGCGACGTGAGGCCCTTCATCCGCTTCGTCGCCAAGTGCACGGAAACCACCCTGGACACGCTGCTCTTCGCCACCACGGAGTACCCGGTGGCGCTGCCAGAGGCCAGACCCAACCACTCTGGGTTCAAGGAGACGCTGCCAGTGAAGCCCTAA